The genomic region AGGGAATCGATCGCTATTGCCGGCCCTGCCAAGTCAATGATAAATTTAAGCGATGGGACGCGCTGACCTGCTAAGATCGTAGCAATCAATCCGCCCTCACTGTGGCCAATAATACCGACTTTCTTCGGGTCGACGTCAGCTTGTTTGCTTAGATAATTTAATGCCGACAAGGCATCCTTTCCGAAATCGCTCGTCGTCGCTTTGGTATAGATACCGGTCGATTGTCCAACACCACGATCGTCATAACGTAGAACAACGATTCCTCGCTTCGTTAAATAGTCTGCAATTAACTTAAACGATTGATGGCCATAGATGGTCGAATTGCGATCCTGAGGGCCACTGCCCGTCACTAGTACTACAGCAGGGTGTTTCCCGCCGGATTTTGGACGCGTAATGGTTCTCGCCAAAACGACTCCATCTTCCTTATTCGGGATCTTTACATTGACCGTATCATAGGTGTAGGGAGGGTTAACCGCCTGTGGGCGTTTATAGCTGTTCCACGGACCTTTCTTAAAGTCTAGGGGCGCTCGCATCGAACCTTGCTGAACTTGCCCTGTAATCGCTTGTTTATCGTTAGATAACTTTCCTGAATATTTGATACCAAAAGAGCGAACTTCTACATGTATGGAATCGCCGTCAGCTTTGATCGCTGAGAATGGCAGTTTCGCCATGCTTTGGGATGGGCTCTGCATCGTCCCTTTCCATTGTCCATCGTACGTAAACTCGAAGACTGTTGGAAGTTTAACAGTCGGAAGGACTAGGGTGCCCGTCCAGGATCCTTCAAAAGACTGTCCACAGGCGAACAAGGAAAAACTTAAACTAAAGATGAAAAGTATGTACTTTTTTATCATATCAAATACGGATTAAAAAAATGTAGAAAGGTATCCAATATCATCGTCAACAAAATGATGAGGATGACATGATAAGCCTTCTTGCTATTCATGGCAATTTTCATACCCAGAACCAAAAGGTGAAAGAAGTAATAGAGCATCGCGACCGCGAATAGCGAAACAATGCTAATAACAATCAAATTCATCTGTGGAACGGACTTCAGCATGATATCACCTTCCAGGATCGCTTTTTCCAGGGGCTGCATCATTTCCTGCAAGAAGGGATTGAATAATAAGAGCATCACCATCACTTGCGCGAAGTTTGCAATCAATACAACGTTTAGAACATCTATAAAACGAGTCTTATGATAACTTAACTTTGCCACTCCGAACATCAACAAACTCAACAGTGAAACGTTGATTCCGATATTGAAAATGACCTTCCACAGCGGCCTTCCTGTCGAATGATGCAGTTGTATAATGCCGTCTGCGATGATATCCCATTGCCAACACAAAAGAATCATAGTTAACAACACAAGAATTCCGAGGATCGATAGCGTCCGATCGGTATGATTTTCGAAGGGGTTGATTAACATTTTAAACATCAGATTTTCTCCTTTCTTGAGATAAATAATAGTCAAGCACTCGTTGTACTGCATCTGTGTCCTGTGTGCCTATAAGCACCTTCTTGCCGGTCTTGAACTTCAATTGCAAGCCCTTATTTCCACTGGTCGTAATCGCTAAGCCATCACTTCCGAAGCGATAGCCCCATCCTCCATAATCCATAAGCGAGTATTTTCTTAGATAGGCCTCGTCCATTTCTTCCCATTTATAGACCCGGTTGAACACAAAAGGAATAAAATGAATATGTATCCCTTCCGCGTCGTAAGTTGTTTTCAGTCTAATGCTGAACAGCGCGATAAATATCAGCAACATGATCCAAAATCCGATGTTCTCGACAAGCAAGCTCAGGTTACCGCCCTCTAAAAAACGATAGGAAAGGAAACCGAGCAGCAGTACGGCGGTCGCTATTGTCCATTTAGAAATAAAGCTCTGTGACTCTTCAAAGTAATTCATAAAATTTAGGTTAAAATGTCTTAATTTTTTCAATAAGCTCATCCAGTTTATTTCGCACAGTGGGATAGCTTTTTCCCATTTTATTAGCCATTTCTTTTAAACTTCCCGAATTCAGTAGAAACTGAACAACAAATTCCTGCTCTTCCGGTTCCAGGCGCATAAGCGTAGGAAAATTAAACTTCCCGGCTACCTCAGTCTCGCAGGAACCACAGAACAGCTTTACAACGGTCATTTCAGAATCACAGGCGGGACAATGTATTGGAAACTTCATAATGTGAATTATAATTTAAATAAATTTAAACATTATATTAATAATATTAAAATAATAATCAACAATACAGCATTAGCAATCGTTACAGTCGCCAATAAATTCGAATTCGTATATTTGCACAATTTAGTTCGAGTATGAGAAAAATATTGGGATTTATCCTGACACCTATCTTTTATCTTTGTTTTGGTTTAGCACTTATCATATTCCATCCTATTCAATGGCTATGTTTAAAGCTAGGCGGCTATAATGCTCATAAAAATAGTGTAGACATATTAAATGGTCTATTGGTTGCGTGTAATTACACCCTATTTAATAGAACCCACTTTATAGACAACAAGAACATCCCAACAGGGCGACCTATTGTTTTTGTAGCAAATCATCAAAGTACCTATGATATCCCCCCATTGATTTTCTTTCTACGTAGATTTCACGGGAAATTCATCTCCAAGTTGGAGTTGATGACGGCGAATATTCCTAGTATTTCCTTTAATCTAAAACACGGTGGGGCAGCAAACATCGATCGCAAGGATCCTAAACAATCTATTGCTGAGATTTTGAACCTTGCGAATAATATGAAGAAGAATAACTGGTCAGCCTTTATCTTCCCTGAAGGAACGCGTACTAAAACCGGAAAGATGAAGAACTTTTCCGTTGGAGGGATTGCGACTTTGTTAAAGAAAAATCCAGAAGCTTTGGTGGTTCCAATCGCTATTAACGGCTCATATAAAATGGTTCAGTGGGGAGCTTTTCCACTTCGCCCTTTCACTTCGATGTCTTGGGAAGTTTTGGATCCTATTGATACAACAGGTTTGAATGCAGAAGAAATTGTAAAGAAAGCAGAAGATCTGATTCGCGCGAAAGTTATCGAGGAGTAAGCCTAATTATTTTACTGAGCGACCCTTCCAGTCGTATTTTCCAACGTTCCCCAAAATACCGATATAAACCAGGTAAAGGGAGTGCATTAAACTGATGAGGGGCAAGTTGAATAATAAGGACTTACGGTCTGCGAAGGATACCACAGGGTACAGAAATGCAAACTCCACGACAATCTTCATCAAGATAGACAGCAATATTAAACGTTCCGCATCCGGATCTGCCCAACAAAAACAAAGGATATTGACTAATAAGGCTAAGTTGAACAGCCAAATACAAACACCAAGTGCCACGACACGTTTATCTTTGTACTTGGTACTCTTCGAAGCCCAGCGCCTACGTTGGCTCAAAAATGCCGATAGATTCTCCTTCGCATCAGTATAAACAATAGCTTCGCGCGCTTTACAGAATCCTATGCGCGACGCATACTTCTCTGCGATTTTATGCAATAGCAACTCATCGTCGCCCGATGCCAGCTCATCGATACCTTTAAAACCACCCATCTCGTAGAACACAGCCTTTCTGTAGGCTAAATTTGCTCCATTGCATGTCGTGGGATTTCCATTGCCTATACCGGCAGCGCCTAACCCAATCAGATATAAGAACTCGAGCGTTTGCAAGTTTTCAAAATATGATTTTTCCTCATGGTAACTTACGGGACTGGAGACCATATACAAATCATTAGCTTCCATAAAGTGGATGATCGTCTTTAACCAATGGGGTCCCATGCGGCAGTCTGCATCGGTGGTTACAATGATTTCGCCATTTGAAGAGTCGATCGCTTTATTGATTGCATACTTTTTATAAGAGTTTAGCTTGTCACCGGCTTCCAGACTGATTAAACGAACACCCCGGTCTGCATACGACAAAATAATCTCATTGGTTCGGTCGGTTGAATGGTCATCTACAACGATGATTTCCAAGAGTTCCTTCGGGAAATCTTGCGCCATCAGACAATCCAGCGTTCTTCCGATATTGTCCTCTTCATTGCGCGCCGCAATGATAACGCTTACCTTAGTCTGTGGAACTATTGTGCTGGGTTTGATAATGGGAAGGCGCATCCACCCTGCACGCATATATAGCACAAGCACCACGTAGACCATGCACATGATGAAAAGAAATAAACTAAGACCTGTTATCACTGATATAATTTACGTTAAACACAAAAAATGCTCCAATGATCGCCGGAAATATCAAATTCACAAACCAAACACAGGAAACAATAGCCATCACCGCCAACTCTTGGGTAGTGATGTAAGCAAACAAATTGCTCGCCACAAAACTCCGTACGCTGAAATCAAATATATCCAGTGATGGAACCGCCGATTGAATAAAGAATAGAATAAAAATCATCGGTATCATGGAAACGATGGACAGCTCGGGCAAGAAGACGAGCATCAAGATGATGTACTGCGAAGTGAAAATCGCAAACCGGCATGTTGATAACCACAGCACATAGGCTAGTTCGCGGACGGAATAATCTTCCAGTACGACGAAGAAAGGCTTGACTTTATGTAGAAATTTGACTTTACCGACTAGGTAATCGACCCAGGAAACATTGAAATAAAGAATGAGAAATGCCATAGCATAGATAATGGCTAACAACCACACTCCAAAATCGACAGAACTCGGTGTTTCTATAAACGTTGTCACAAACCAAGCGATACTAATAGCCCCAAAAACTGAGGTCAAAACCAACTGAGCAAATAGCCCCACGCCCATAGCGACCGCGCCGGAAGCACGATTTTCGGGCTTTAAAAGCATAATCCTTCCGCCGTATTCACCAATTCTATTTGGCGTAAAAATCGCCCAAGTGAGTCCGCTAAACACCGATTTTATAGCCTTCCACATTCCCAAGGATTCTAATCGACGACTCAGAAACTGCCATTTAACAACCTCTAAAAGCCAGTTAAGCAGCATCAGCAGGAAAACCAAGCCCAAAACAATACGGATAGTAACCGGGTCTATTGTTCCGATTAGAATTTTGAATTCCGCTAAATTCTTTTGATTATTGACCTTTGAAACCACGAACCACATTGCTAATGCGACAATGATAATCTTGATTAAAAGGTTGAGATATTTCCGCTGTGTCTTTGTCAATTTCTGATTTGAAAGCACAATTTTAACAATTTTTTAATAAATAATAGGTTTTTGACCGCCCTTCTTTCGGGAAAGTCACGATTCTAGTCGATCCATCCCCTGCTTCAGCATAGTATTTAGTAGTTAGTACTTAGTATCAAGACCTATGGCGTAATATCCTGCCAATCCTTAAATCCTTTCTTCCCTTGAAATAGTAATTAGTCGTTAGTACTTAGTATCAAGACCTATTGCGTAATATCTTGCCAATCCTTAAATCCGTCCTTTCCTTGAAATAGTAATTAGTAGTTAGTACTTAGTATCAAGACCTATTGCGTAATATCTTGCCAATCCTTAAATCCGTCCTTTCCTTGAAATAGTAATTAGTAGTTAGTACTTAGTATCAAGACCTATTGCGTAATATCTTGCCAATCCTTAAATCCGTCCTTTCCTTGAAATGTGGACGCCGTCGATTGAGCGGTTTTTTGTAATATTGTAGCATGCAAAAGGAAAAGGCGAAGGAGCGTATTATTTTAGGGATTGACCCGGGCACGGTTGTGCTAGGATATGGAATCGTTAAAGAGGTAAATAAAAAAATAACCTTAGTAACGATGGGGGTGATTAAAATGGGGCATCTTGACGACCACGCCTTGAAGTTGCAACGTATATTTAAAAAGACTGCGGCATTGATTGCGGAATATAAACCCGATTGTGTTGCATTGGAAGCTCCATTTTATGGTAAGAATATTCAGGTAATGTTGAAACTAGGGAGGGCGCAGGGCGTCGCGATGGCGGCAGCATTGAATGCAGATATTCCAATCTTCGAATATGCACCCCGCAAGATAAAACAGTCGGTTACCGGAAACGGTAATGCCAGTAAAGAACAGGTAGCCGCGATGATACAGACCCTATTGAGTTTTAAAGAGACGCCAGAGTTCTTAGATGCCACCGATGGATTGGCTGTTGCAGTATGCCATGCCTTTCAACAAAACACAAACAGCAATTCCAAATCTTATTCGGGTTGGGAAGCCTTTGTAAAAGATAACGAAAAACGCGTTCGTTAGAGTTGTACGGAACGTATAACGTTTTTGACGTTCCGCTCGATAATGTCGGTCATGGACTGGCATTGTAGATATTTCGGATCGTCATAGTACTGCGCATGAGCTTCTCTCAATTTGATGATATTCTCCTCGGTAGAAAGTTGCTGCGTTTTTGAGGCATCGCGAAGATCTTTAATTCGATGCCGCTCGCTCCGAACACGATGAACAATGGAAGATCGTTCTTCCTGCTGATACTGCAAGACAGTTTTCTCGTTTAAATGATCCATCGAAAGTTTTACATAAGGATAGTTCTCTTTGAAAAACTGTGGCATATAAACCTTGATATTACCCTCATAGAACTGTTGATCGAAATCAATCGCGCGGATACGGAATTGGAAATCATCAAAGTCTGGCGTAATCTGCATGACGAAGTTGTAA from Sphingobacterium sp. BN32 harbors:
- a CDS encoding S9 family peptidase — protein: MIKKYILFIFSLSFSLFACGQSFEGSWTGTLVLPTVKLPTVFEFTYDGQWKGTMQSPSQSMAKLPFSAIKADGDSIHVEVRSFGIKYSGKLSNDKQAITGQVQQGSMRAPLDFKKGPWNSYKRPQAVNPPYTYDTVNVKIPNKEDGVVLARTITRPKSGGKHPAVVLVTGSGPQDRNSTIYGHQSFKLIADYLTKRGIVVLRYDDRGVGQSTGIYTKATTSDFGKDALSALNYLSKQADVDPKKVGIIGHSEGGLIATILAGQRVPSLKFIIDLAGPAIAIDSLMLLQSEAVMKVQGKTMSPQDRALIKKNYEIVKSKLSAEDAFEALMANMRAVPGSQNVQFGDEIGVLVTPWYRHFMKIDPVPFIKKINIPVFAAFGGTDVQVIAAPNMESLTDHLPRNPKSIVKVYPGLNHLFQTSKTGSHLEYGDIEETFSPQVLKDMGDWILSRN
- a CDS encoding DUF2089 family protein; amino-acid sequence: MKFPIHCPACDSEMTVVKLFCGSCETEVAGKFNFPTLMRLEPEEQEFVVQFLLNSGSLKEMANKMGKSYPTVRNKLDELIEKIKTF
- a CDS encoding lysophospholipid acyltransferase family protein codes for the protein MRKILGFILTPIFYLCFGLALIIFHPIQWLCLKLGGYNAHKNSVDILNGLLVACNYTLFNRTHFIDNKNIPTGRPIVFVANHQSTYDIPPLIFFLRRFHGKFISKLELMTANIPSISFNLKHGGAANIDRKDPKQSIAEILNLANNMKKNNWSAFIFPEGTRTKTGKMKNFSVGGIATLLKKNPEALVVPIAINGSYKMVQWGAFPLRPFTSMSWEVLDPIDTTGLNAEEIVKKAEDLIRAKVIEE
- a CDS encoding glycosyltransferase encodes the protein MCMVYVVLVLYMRAGWMRLPIIKPSTIVPQTKVSVIIAARNEEDNIGRTLDCLMAQDFPKELLEIIVVDDHSTDRTNEIILSYADRGVRLISLEAGDKLNSYKKYAINKAIDSSNGEIIVTTDADCRMGPHWLKTIIHFMEANDLYMVSSPVSYHEEKSYFENLQTLEFLYLIGLGAAGIGNGNPTTCNGANLAYRKAVFYEMGGFKGIDELASGDDELLLHKIAEKYASRIGFCKAREAIVYTDAKENLSAFLSQRRRWASKSTKYKDKRVVALGVCIWLFNLALLVNILCFCWADPDAERLILLSILMKIVVEFAFLYPVVSFADRKSLLFNLPLISLMHSLYLVYIGILGNVGKYDWKGRSVK
- the ruvC gene encoding crossover junction endodeoxyribonuclease RuvC; the protein is MQKEKAKERIILGIDPGTVVLGYGIVKEVNKKITLVTMGVIKMGHLDDHALKLQRIFKKTAALIAEYKPDCVALEAPFYGKNIQVMLKLGRAQGVAMAAALNADIPIFEYAPRKIKQSVTGNGNASKEQVAAMIQTLLSFKETPEFLDATDGLAVAVCHAFQQNTNSNSKSYSGWEAFVKDNEKRVR